One Embleya scabrispora DNA segment encodes these proteins:
- a CDS encoding SCO6880 family protein, with amino-acid sequence MSNITNQDVRTYGNWQRPISPGLGRLGFIGTAAGIAGLLLVILVMMVSFVGAIIVGVLIALSLVPMIMRDKHGRNGLQWAVARVSWGAGKTQGAHLYRSGPLGRILLGTCKLPGLAAGSKLYDAHDAYGRPFAIVTIPATNHHTVVLTCSADGASLVDPEQVDIWVAYWGQWLSQIGHEPGLVAASVTIEAAPDTGERLRKEIEFNMSEGAPPLAKQVLEEVREAYGTGSAQMSTRVALTYSGAARGARAKRSAEDMAVDLGMRLPGLCSSLQMTGAGPARPMTGRELTELVRVAYDPSVATFIDQARSEPKSDLRWDDAGPTATEESWGHYRHDSAFSVTWAMSEAPRGEVYSSVLTRLVSPHPDIMRKRVTLLYRPHDPATSARLVERDRKDAMFKAKQSKLGNARDSIAVQAAEQAAREEATGAGLVRFAMLITATVNEAADIKLAASAVDNLTASSRILVRRVYGSQASAFAAALPLGLVLPNHLKIPQTLREAM; translated from the coding sequence ATGAGCAACATCACCAACCAGGACGTCCGTACCTACGGGAACTGGCAGCGGCCGATCTCCCCCGGCCTCGGCCGCCTGGGCTTCATCGGGACCGCGGCAGGCATCGCCGGTCTGCTGCTGGTCATCCTCGTCATGATGGTCTCCTTCGTCGGCGCGATCATCGTGGGCGTGCTCATCGCCCTGTCGCTGGTGCCGATGATCATGCGGGACAAACACGGGCGCAACGGCCTTCAGTGGGCCGTGGCCCGGGTCTCCTGGGGCGCCGGCAAGACGCAGGGAGCCCATCTGTACCGCTCGGGGCCGCTCGGTCGGATCCTTCTCGGTACCTGCAAGCTTCCCGGGCTGGCCGCCGGATCCAAGCTCTACGACGCGCACGACGCCTACGGCCGGCCGTTCGCGATCGTCACGATCCCCGCGACCAACCACCACACCGTCGTGCTCACGTGCAGTGCCGACGGCGCCTCCCTCGTGGATCCCGAGCAGGTGGACATCTGGGTCGCGTACTGGGGCCAGTGGTTGTCGCAGATCGGCCACGAGCCCGGCCTGGTCGCGGCTTCGGTCACCATCGAGGCGGCCCCGGACACGGGCGAACGACTGCGCAAGGAGATCGAGTTCAACATGAGCGAGGGTGCGCCCCCGCTCGCCAAGCAGGTGCTGGAGGAGGTCCGTGAGGCCTACGGAACGGGGTCGGCGCAGATGTCGACCCGCGTCGCGCTCACCTACTCGGGGGCCGCGCGCGGCGCCCGCGCCAAGCGCTCCGCCGAGGACATGGCGGTCGACCTGGGCATGCGCCTTCCCGGCCTGTGCAGCAGCCTGCAGATGACCGGGGCCGGCCCGGCCCGGCCGATGACCGGTCGGGAGCTGACCGAACTCGTCCGGGTCGCCTACGACCCGAGCGTCGCCACGTTCATCGACCAGGCCCGTTCCGAGCCGAAAAGCGATCTGCGCTGGGACGACGCCGGTCCGACGGCCACCGAGGAAAGCTGGGGCCACTACCGGCACGACAGCGCCTTCTCGGTCACCTGGGCGATGTCGGAGGCGCCGCGTGGCGAGGTCTACTCCAGCGTTCTGACCCGCCTGGTATCGCCGCACCCGGACATCATGCGCAAGCGCGTGACGCTGTTGTACCGGCCGCACGACCCCGCGACCTCGGCCCGGTTGGTCGAACGCGACCGCAAGGACGCCATGTTCAAGGCCAAGCAGTCCAAGCTGGGCAACGCCCGTGACTCGATCGCGGTGCAGGCGGCCGAACAAGCCGCTCGTGAGGAGGCGACCGGCGCGGGTCTGGTCCGGTTCGCGATGCTGATCACCGCGACCGTCAACGAGGCGGCGGACATCAAGCTCGCGGCGTCCGCGGTGGACAACCTCACCGCCTCTTCCCGGATTCTCGTCCGACGGGTCTACGGCTCCCAGGCGTCCGCGTTCGCGGCCGCGCTCCCGCTGGGTCTGGTCCTGCCCAATCACCTCAAGATTCCGCAGACCCTGCGCGAAGCGATGTGA